A part of Brassica rapa cultivar Chiifu-401-42 chromosome A05, CAAS_Brap_v3.01, whole genome shotgun sequence genomic DNA contains:
- the LOC103868622 gene encoding hexokinase-3, giving the protein MGKVAVAFAAAAVLVSCSVAAVMVGRRIKSRAKWRAVVEILKEMEEASDTPVGRLRQVVDAMAVEMHAGLASEGGSKLKMLLTFVHHLPNGTEKGTYYALHLGGTYFRILRVHLGGERSYLDVQDVERHPIPSHLMNSTSEVLFNFLAFSMERFIEKEGKESNSQGVKRELAFTFSFPVKHSSISSGVLIKWTKGFEISEMVGKDVAECLQGALNRRGLDIHVAALVNDTVGALSLGYYHDPDTVVAVVFGTGSNACYLERTDAIIKSQGLLTTSGSMVVNMEWGNFWSSHLPRTSYDIDLDAESSNPNDMGFEKIIAGLYLGDIVRRVILRMSQVSDIFGPTSPMLSEPYVLRTNSVSAMHEDDTPELQEVARILKDLGVSEVPLKVRKLVVKICDVVTRRAGRLAAAGIAGILKKIGRDGSGGITSGRSRSEMRMQKRTVVAVEGGLYMNYTMFREYMEEALVEILGEEVSQYVVVKAMEDGSSIGSALLVASLQS; this is encoded by the exons ATGGGGAAGGTTGCGGTTGCGTTTGCGGCGGCTGCGGTTTTAGTGTCTTGCTCCGTGGCGGCGGTGATGGTGGGGAGGAGGATTAAGAGTCGGGCGAAATGGAGGGCCGTGGTGGAGATTTTGAAGGAGATGGAGGAAGCTTCTGATACTCCGGTGGGGAGGCTGAGGCAAGTGGTGGATGCCATGGCCGTGGAGATGCACGCTGGCTTGGCTTCTGAAGGTGGCTCCAAGCTTAAAATGCTTCTCACTTTCGTCCATCATTTGCCTAATGG GACGGAGAAAGGAACTTATTATGCACTTCACCTTGGAGGCACTTACTTTAGGATTTTGAGGGTTCATCTGGGTGGTGAAAGGTCTTATCTAGATGTTCAAGACGTTGAACGACACCCCATACCTTCACATTTGATGAATAGCACCAGCGAG GTTCTTTTCAACTTTCTCGCCTTTTCCATGGAAAGGTTTATCGAAAAAGAAGGAAAGGAATCTAATTCACAAGGTGTGAAAAGGGAACTTGCGTTTACGTTTTCGTTCCCTGTCAAGCATTCTTCTATATCTTCAGGAGTTCTAATCAAATGGACCAAAGGTTTTGAGATTAGTGAAATG GTTGGGAAAGATGTAGCTGAATGTCTACAAGGAGCGCTGAACAGAAGAGGCCTAGATATCCATGTTGCAGCTCTT GTGAATGATACTGTCGGAGCCCTGTCACTTGGATATTATCATGATCCAGATACAGTTGTTGCGGTTGTATTTGGAACAGGTAGTAATGCATGTTACTTGGAACGAACTGATGCCATAATCAAGTCTCAGGGTCTGCTTACCACTTCTGGAAGCATG GTAGTCAATATGGAGTGGGGTAATTTTTGGTCCTCACACCTCCCAAGAACATCGTATGACATTGACTTGGATGCAGAGAGTTCAAATCCAAATGATATG GGATTTGAGAAGATTATAGCAGGATTGTATCTGGGTGACATTGTTCGAAGAGTAATCCTTCGCATGTCGCAAGTCTCCGACATCTTTGGACCCACCTCGCCCATGTTATCTGAGCCTTACGTTCTAAG AACAAATTCAGTCTCAGCCATGCATGAAGATGACACACCTGAGCTGCAAGAAGTAGCTAGGATCTTGAAAGACTTGGGG GTATCAGAAGTACCATTGAAGGTGAGAAAACTCGTGGTCAAGATATGCGACGTGGTGACACGAAGAGCAGGGAGGCTAGCAGCAGCGGGTATTGCAGGAATCTTGAAGAAGATTGGCCGTGATGGTAGCGGAGGAATCACGAGCGGGAGAAGCAGAAGCGAAATGCGGATGCAGAAAAGAACAGTTGTTGCAGTAGAAGGAGGATTGTACATGAATTACACCATGTTTAGAGAATACATGGAAGAGGCTTTGGTGGAGATTTTAGGAGAAGAAGTGAGCCAATACGTGGTCGTTAAAGCCATGGAAGATGGTTCTAGCATTGGCTCTGCTCTTCTCGTTGCCTCTTTACAGTcatga